The following nucleotide sequence is from Cytobacillus sp. IB215665.
CACTGGCTTCAAGTGATGCTTTTGCAACACCCATCACATTATAGTTTGAGACGACACGTTCTCCACCTAAATAAGTTAAAGTAATAATGCTTCCACCTTCTGTCATAAGGTCCTTTGCTTCTTTTGCAACAGCTGTTAAAGAGTATGAACTAATGTTATGTGATAATAAAAAGCCGTCCCGAGATGTATTAAGAAAATCTCCAGTTAGCTCTTCTTTATTTGCAAACGCTATACAGTGAGCAACCCCATGTATAGTACCAACTTCATCTTTTATCTTGCTGAAACAATTAGCAACCTCTTCATCGTTTGTAACATCGCAAGGTAAGACGAGTGTATCATTCCCTTCCAACGTGTCAGCAAGATCACGAACATTTTTCTCTAAACGCTCACCTGCAAATGTAAAAATAAGTCTTGCACCAGCATTATGAAGTGAACGAGCGATGCCCCATGCTATGCTACGTTTATTTGCAACGCCCATTACAACGTATGTACGTCCTTTTAAAGAAAAAGACATGTATATCCCTCCTGAATTATTACAAGTTATTAGTACCTAGTAATAAAAATAGTATAACATATTTTTAATCACATTCATAATATATTTGTTATAAGCAAAGGGTCAGCTTCGTATACCCTATGGTCTGTATCATTTATTGCATAAAGCATAATGGACACAGTATATAGAGTATAGATTCAGACCCTTTTTATATTAATCAATATTTGCCATAACTTTATTATTCACCAAATTCAAGTACTCTTCTTAACTCTTCAACATACTCTCGTGACCCTGTTACAATGAGCCTGTCTCCCATTTTCAGTTCAGTATCCCCATGCGGTACGATTGAATCTTTTCCTCTAAACATTCGAACGAAAATCACATCACCAGTAAATGGAAAATTACGCAGCATTAAACCATCGTATTTAAGATTATTCATATTGATTTGGTATAACGCAGTATCTTGATTAGTTAAGATATTCATAACACTTGGAGACTCAATTAATGCCTTTAATAAGGCTTTCGTCGATAAGAATACCGAGAAAACATCGACATTTCTTGCCTTTAGCTCCTCGTCTAAGTTCGGTGACTCTACCCTCGCAATTACACGATCCACACCATACTCTTTTGCAAAGATGGCTACTTCAGCATTTATTGTTTCTTCACCAGTTGTTGCTACAAAAATATCTACATCAAATACATCTAGATTCTTTAATGATTCAATAGAATAGTCAGATACTTCAACAATCTCAAACAATGAATCAGCAATTTTCTTCTCAATTTTCTCTTGTGTAACATGATACAAAGTTGACTCATATAAAGCTGGGTTTAATTCTCGTGTCACAGTTAGAGTATGTTGATTCGCTCCAATAAAGGCAACCTTTAATTTACGCATTTCTCCTTCTTGTACTGGGAAGATCTTTTTAAATGCAATTGGAGAAACAACACTTGTTATAACTGCTACTAAAATAAATGCATCTGACATTTGTTGACTAATAATTTCCATCCGAACACCAATTGTTCCTGCGGCAATTACTAAGGACAAAGTTGATGTTAGAAGAAAACCAGAAGCAAGAACTGTTTTTCGATCATACCAAATTCTTAATATGTAAATAGGGATTATTTTTGAGATAAACAAAGCTCCTAACAATAACGGAATAAACAATAACAATTTAGGATGTTCAAATAAGGACCATATGTCTAAATTTACCCCGACCATGACGAAAAAAATTGGTATTAAAAAGCCATAACCGAAAGAATCTAATTTATGGACTAGATCTGCATTTGGTGCTAAAAGGGAAACAAGTACCCCAGCTAAAAATGCTCCTAATATATTTTCTGCACCAATTGTTTCAGATAATGCCACTAAAACAATAATTAATGCAAATACCGCCCGGGTGCCAATCTGAATTGTTCCTTTAGACATAGTTTCAAGAAAAGATTGGTTACGGAAATATTTCCCTAATAAATAAAAGATAACCCCAACACCAAACAAGATCAGTAATAGCCATGTGCTACCCTGTCCAGTATCATAAATAGAGACAAAGACAGCTAATAAAATCATTGTCACTAAGTCTGCAATGACAGCTACTAACAGGATCGTTTGCCCGATTGACGATTTCATAATTTGAACGTCTTTGAGTGTAGGAACGACCACGCCTAGGGAGATTGTAGAAATAATTAATGTCATTAAAAATGCATTTTCAATGATACCAAACCAGACAAATATGTATGATAGAACTAAGGATATGCCAAAAACACCTACAAAAATAAGAAATCCAACAAGAAATGGATTTGGTGCATCTTTTCCACTGCTCAATTTTTCCTTCTTTTTACTCCCAGCAAATGCTGAGAAGTCAATTTCTAGACCACTTAAAAACATTAAAAAGATGAAGCCTAACATCGATAGCGTTTCTAACCACATGTCAGGATGTACGATATTAAACCCACTTTTTCCAATAATAAGACCCATCACAATTTCTGCAACGACCAACGGAATGAGATTCAATCGTAGTCTATGAAGTAAAATTGGAGTTAAAAATGCAATGATTATTACGATAACTAGTGAAGTAACAGAAGCATGTTGCTCCATATATTATTCCTGCCTTTCTAAAGTAAATAGCTCATAAATAGTGTTGCCATTCCAAAATAAATTAAAATACTTAATATGTCATTGATAGTAGTAATAAATGGACCAGATGCTACAGCTGGATCTATTTTTAACCTGTGCATAATTAAGGGTACTAATGCACCTGCAATCGTTGCTACAATTAAGGTCGCTAAAATTGACAGTCCGACGAGAATACCTAAAAATATATTATGTTGCCAAAAATATACGATTATTGTAACAAGTACTCCACACGTAACGCCAGTTATTAGTCCAGTTCCTGCTTCACGGATAAGTAATTTCCATTTATTCTCATGCTCATGCTCTCCTGTAGCAATACCTCTCACTGCAACCGCTAATGCCTGTGTTCCGGTATTACCTGCCATCCCTGCAATGAGCGGAATAAACATAGCCAAGATTGCCACTTGTTCAAGCGTTTTTTCAAATTTCCCGATGAGGTTAGCTGTCATCATTCCTAAAAAAAGTAAAATAATCAACCAAGGTAACCTTTTCCGTGCTGCAGTTAAGGGGTTTTTGTCAAAACTGTCTACGTCAGAAATAGCTGCTAATTTTGAATAATCTTCAGATGCTTCTTCATCCATTACGTCCATAATATCATCTACAGTGATAATCCCTAAAAGGTGATTTCTAAAGTCTACCACAGGTACTGCTAAAAAGTTATAGTCCTTCATTTTTCTAGCTACTTCTTCTTGATCTTCTGCTACAGAAACTGCTAGCACACGATCATACATCATATCTGCTATCATCGTTTCATCATGAGATATAATTAAATCCCTTAATGATATGACACCTACTAGTTGCTTCTCTTCATTGATCACATATACATAGTAGATCGTTTCTGCACGCGGTGCTTCTTTTTTCAAAATATGCATCGCTGAACGAACAGTTTGATTTGCATGAATAGCAATAAATTCAGTTGTCATAATACTACCAGCTGTAGATTCTTCGTAATGAAGTAATTCTTTAATTTCTCCAGCTGACTCGTCATCCATGATCGTTAAATAGCTAGCTGCCTGATCTTTATCTATTTCATTCAACACGTCAACAGCATCATCTGCATACATTTCCGCAAGCATATTAGCAGCAAAGCTTGGATTCATCTCAGATAATATCCGTTGATAATCTTCTTCTTCAATTTCAATGTTCTCGAAAATTGCAGCCATCTCTTTAGGTGATAAAAAACGATATAATAGCATTCTAACATTTTTGTCTAACTTCACGAAAAATTTGGCTTGATCATATGGATGTAAGTCAAAAAACTTTTCTCTAAAATATTCAATATTTTCTTCTAACAGTAACTGAATCAGTTCGTCAAAGTCTCTCAACGGGTCAAAGTTTTTATTATCACTCATTTTAGTTAACCCCCTCTCTATTCTAAAATCACAATCCCTTACATTTTTTAAATGTAAAATAAACCCACTTAATATCTAAATATAAAATCTTATCTATAGGAGGATGCTCAAGTTAACAAAAATTATGATAAACTAATTACACTGAATGTTGACAGTACTTTTTTGGCAATAGCATTAACTAATCTATATTGTTAGTATAAGGAAAACGGTGGCCCGTTTTATTATTAAACACGTGTTAATACATCCTTACGATAGCAATAAGACTCACTATTGTAACAGGAAAAATTTTTTATACACATTATACTAGCAAATGTATAGTAAAATGTCGCTAGTTATGTCAAAATATATCGAAGAGAGAATAACTAGAAGAAGGTTTATACAATGGAAAAAGAAAAGACTCAACCAAAGATAGATTATATGATTGTGTTATTAATGATACTGTTTGTAATATATAGCTGTATTGCTATTTATAGTGCTAATTCAGCATATGTGACAAAACAAATTGTTTGGTATGTGATTGGCTTAGTAGCTATTCTTGTGACGATGATTATTGATTTTGATCGCTTCAGACAAATTTCTTGGATTTTATATGGTCTTGGCATGCTTCTTCTGCTCGGCTTGGAAATTATTCCAGAAGGAGATTTTGTCAAAAATATAAATGGAGCAACAAGTTGGTATCAGTTTCCAGGTGGGCTTGGTAGCTTTCAGCCATCTGAGGTGATGAAAATCTTCCTCATCATTCTATTAAGTCAAATTGTGTTTCGCCACAATGAAAAATACCCTATTCGGACTTTCAAAGAAGACTTAATGCTATTTATGAAAATCATACTCATTTCGGGGCCACCTCTGCTACTTGTTATGATGCAACCCGATCTTGGTACTGCAATGGTATTATCCGCTATTATCGCATCTATTATCCTTGTATCTGGAATCAAGTGGCGCTATATTGCAGCATTGTTTTTTTCAGTAATCTTAGTAATAAGTGTTGTTGTTCTTATATACTTCCTAAACTTTGACTTTTTCGTCGAATATTTTTTAGGAGGAGATAGTAATTCATACACATTAGGCAGATTTTACGGATGGCTTGCTCCTTACGAATATCCTACCCAAGGGTTCCAGCTATTACAATCTTTATTGGCTATTGGATCTGGGGAGTTAATCGGACGAGGATATATGACTGAAGGTGTACGTATTCCTGAATCACATACAGACTTTATTTTTGCAATTATAGCAGAAGAATTCGGTTTCATTGGTGCTTGCTTGCTAATTTCTATTTTCTTCCTGCTTATCTATCGGATCATTCATACCGCTTTAGAAAGCAATGACCCATACGGCAGCTACCTTTGTACAGGAATTATAGGCATGATCACATTTCAAGTTTTCCAAAACATTGGTATGACAATAGGCCTTTTACCAATAACAGGTATTCCTCTTCCTTTTATTAGCTATGGTGGAAGCTCCTTGCTTACCTACATGATTGCTATAGGAATTGTACTAAATGTGCGTTCGAGAACAATCAAATTTATGTTTGATTAAGATACAGGTTTTTTATAAAGTTTGTTGCCATTATTAAACTATTTCAGCAACAAGAAGAGTTCTTTTTCGGTTACCTTCGTTTTTATGAGCATAAGCTGTCATACTAGCTGTATAGGTAACTACAATTAGTATAACAACTGGGGAAGACCGCCGTAACCAAGCATAATACTCCTTATTTATGAAGGTGTTAGTGAGAGTATTTGGAGTAGAGAGAAAAACACACAAAAGCGAAGCTCATTTGAAAAGAGCTTCGCTTTTTAGTTATAGGTAGTGAGTCATTCAAACATCTAATACTGAATGATTAACATCTCAATCGCAAGAAGATTCATTTAGCGTAGCACAAGTTATTTCTCAATTTATTGTCCAAAACTGTACTCTTACTGTCGCATTCGCACCCTTTATTGTCCAAACT
It contains:
- the fabI gene encoding enoyl-ACP reductase FabI yields the protein MSFSLKGRTYVVMGVANKRSIAWGIARSLHNAGARLIFTFAGERLEKNVRDLADTLEGNDTLVLPCDVTNDEEVANCFSKIKDEVGTIHGVAHCIAFANKEELTGDFLNTSRDGFLLSHNISSYSLTAVAKEAKDLMTEGGSIITLTYLGGERVVSNYNVMGVAKASLEASVKYLANDLGKYGIRVNAISAGPIRTLSAKGVSDFNSILKEIEERAPLRRTTTQEEVGDTATFLFSDFSRGITGENIHVDSGYHILAR
- a CDS encoding monovalent cation:proton antiporter family protein, with the translated sequence MEQHASVTSLVIVIIIAFLTPILLHRLRLNLIPLVVAEIVMGLIIGKSGFNIVHPDMWLETLSMLGFIFLMFLSGLEIDFSAFAGSKKKEKLSSGKDAPNPFLVGFLIFVGVFGISLVLSYIFVWFGIIENAFLMTLIISTISLGVVVPTLKDVQIMKSSIGQTILLVAVIADLVTMILLAVFVSIYDTGQGSTWLLLILFGVGVIFYLLGKYFRNQSFLETMSKGTIQIGTRAVFALIIVLVALSETIGAENILGAFLAGVLVSLLAPNADLVHKLDSFGYGFLIPIFFVMVGVNLDIWSLFEHPKLLLFIPLLLGALFISKIIPIYILRIWYDRKTVLASGFLLTSTLSLVIAAGTIGVRMEIISQQMSDAFILVAVITSVVSPIAFKKIFPVQEGEMRKLKVAFIGANQHTLTVTRELNPALYESTLYHVTQEKIEKKIADSLFEIVEVSDYSIESLKNLDVFDVDIFVATTGEETINAEVAIFAKEYGVDRVIARVESPNLDEELKARNVDVFSVFLSTKALLKALIESPSVMNILTNQDTALYQINMNNLKYDGLMLRNFPFTGDVIFVRMFRGKDSIVPHGDTELKMGDRLIVTGSREYVEELRRVLEFGE
- the mgtE gene encoding magnesium transporter, whose amino-acid sequence is MSDNKNFDPLRDFDELIQLLLEENIEYFREKFFDLHPYDQAKFFVKLDKNVRMLLYRFLSPKEMAAIFENIEIEEEDYQRILSEMNPSFAANMLAEMYADDAVDVLNEIDKDQAASYLTIMDDESAGEIKELLHYEESTAGSIMTTEFIAIHANQTVRSAMHILKKEAPRAETIYYVYVINEEKQLVGVISLRDLIISHDETMIADMMYDRVLAVSVAEDQEEVARKMKDYNFLAVPVVDFRNHLLGIITVDDIMDVMDEEASEDYSKLAAISDVDSFDKNPLTAARKRLPWLIILLFLGMMTANLIGKFEKTLEQVAILAMFIPLIAGMAGNTGTQALAVAVRGIATGEHEHENKWKLLIREAGTGLITGVTCGVLVTIIVYFWQHNIFLGILVGLSILATLIVATIAGALVPLIMHRLKIDPAVASGPFITTINDILSILIYFGMATLFMSYLL
- a CDS encoding FtsW/RodA/SpoVE family cell cycle protein codes for the protein MEKEKTQPKIDYMIVLLMILFVIYSCIAIYSANSAYVTKQIVWYVIGLVAILVTMIIDFDRFRQISWILYGLGMLLLLGLEIIPEGDFVKNINGATSWYQFPGGLGSFQPSEVMKIFLIILLSQIVFRHNEKYPIRTFKEDLMLFMKIILISGPPLLLVMMQPDLGTAMVLSAIIASIILVSGIKWRYIAALFFSVILVISVVVLIYFLNFDFFVEYFLGGDSNSYTLGRFYGWLAPYEYPTQGFQLLQSLLAIGSGELIGRGYMTEGVRIPESHTDFIFAIIAEEFGFIGACLLISIFFLLIYRIIHTALESNDPYGSYLCTGIIGMITFQVFQNIGMTIGLLPITGIPLPFISYGGSSLLTYMIAIGIVLNVRSRTIKFMFD